The Verrucomicrobium spinosum DSM 4136 = JCM 18804 genome includes a region encoding these proteins:
- a CDS encoding sulfatase-like hydrolase/transferase — MPNFPPYTWIKDDRVATPPTAPFVANPKPEEGSAEARPGPMAEGWRLDAVMPTLTKTAVDWIASQKGSDKPFFLYFPWTSPHAPIVPTPEWKGRTQAGPYGDYMAQSDWTAGEVLKALKENGFAENTIVIFSADNGPEHFAYDRAREKGHRSMGEFRGLKRDLWEGGHRVPFTVRWPRVVPKGSVSDGLLSQTDLFATLATAIGAKLPPQSAPDSFNQLELWKGTGSSTRPSMVHNTSKGSYAIRRGTWTLVDAPSGAGTRVPKGWDEANGIDADDQPAALYDMRTDPGQKHNLLTQHPDVVAALRQEFRQIQESGRSRPAPTE, encoded by the coding sequence GTGCCCAACTTCCCACCCTACACCTGGATCAAGGACGACCGGGTGGCGACACCACCCACGGCCCCCTTTGTGGCGAATCCAAAACCTGAAGAAGGGAGTGCGGAAGCGCGCCCCGGCCCCATGGCGGAGGGATGGCGGCTCGACGCCGTCATGCCTACCCTCACCAAGACGGCGGTGGATTGGATCGCCTCGCAGAAAGGAAGCGACAAGCCCTTCTTTCTCTACTTCCCCTGGACCTCCCCTCACGCCCCCATTGTGCCAACGCCTGAGTGGAAGGGGCGGACTCAAGCCGGGCCCTATGGCGACTACATGGCACAGAGTGACTGGACGGCCGGTGAGGTGCTCAAAGCCCTCAAGGAAAATGGCTTCGCGGAAAACACCATTGTCATCTTCAGCGCCGACAATGGCCCGGAACACTTTGCCTATGATCGTGCCCGCGAGAAGGGACACCGGAGCATGGGAGAGTTTCGTGGGTTGAAACGCGACCTTTGGGAAGGCGGGCACCGGGTTCCATTCACCGTCCGCTGGCCGCGCGTGGTGCCGAAGGGCAGCGTCTCCGACGGGCTCCTCAGCCAGACGGACCTCTTTGCCACACTGGCCACAGCCATCGGGGCCAAACTCCCCCCACAGTCCGCGCCGGACAGCTTCAACCAACTGGAGCTCTGGAAGGGCACGGGATCCAGCACCCGCCCAAGCATGGTGCACAATACTTCCAAAGGCAGCTACGCCATCCGCAGGGGTACCTGGACCCTTGTGGATGCCCCGTCAGGGGCAGGCACCAGAGTTCCCAAAGGGTGGGACGAGGCCAACGGCATCGATGCAGACGACCAACCTGCCGCCCTGTACGACATGCGGACAGATCCCGGCCAGAAGCACAATCTTCTGACCCAGCATCCCGACGTGGTGGCGGCGCTGAGGCAGGAGTTCCGGCAGATTCAGGAGAGTGGGCGCAGCAGACCTGCTCCTACTGAGTAG
- a CDS encoding alpha/beta hydrolase encodes MEARLLEASETAVVLELRTGKRLTVSSQLLSENDRRFIDESKNAAIEKLLQPEEAASAGEQVIADFPAEPGKISAAIPCKLSREWSYFVYLPKTFRRSRQYPVIYLMDPGGGKASTVQRYVATAERHGVILVASKEAKNGFGPSDEAVQAMVADVKSRLPVLAELSFASGFSGGSRMAYLLAETDPSIAGILACGSGMGVYPDEENSKVCRIAKLRSGLPVCSLMGTNCFNRDEAVSSQVNLDAGRSKLTFFPGKHAWASSELIADGFSFVLGVALKDVTKPTPALREQQLRYSRAIWLRVMAPGLRVWDKADWMAVLAGFPGEPLIKTTATQTMAKLAKDPEVLAGRAANEAVNEFAKKHYALYEKGKSPNPDREAEAEKIASKFQSLPQAEILRMLAKPKA; translated from the coding sequence ATGGAGGCACGATTGCTGGAGGCATCTGAAACTGCCGTGGTGTTGGAACTGCGGACTGGGAAACGTCTGACGGTGTCTTCTCAACTCTTGAGTGAGAATGACCGGCGGTTCATTGATGAATCGAAAAACGCCGCGATTGAGAAGTTGCTCCAGCCTGAAGAGGCCGCTTCTGCCGGGGAACAGGTGATCGCCGACTTTCCAGCGGAACCGGGAAAAATCAGCGCGGCCATCCCGTGCAAACTGTCCAGAGAGTGGTCTTATTTTGTCTATCTCCCCAAGACCTTTCGCAGGTCCCGCCAGTACCCGGTCATCTATTTGATGGATCCGGGTGGCGGCAAGGCAAGCACCGTGCAGCGCTATGTGGCTACAGCCGAGCGCCATGGTGTGATTCTCGTCGCCTCGAAGGAAGCCAAGAATGGCTTTGGACCGTCGGACGAGGCGGTGCAGGCCATGGTGGCAGATGTGAAGAGCCGCCTTCCGGTGCTCGCGGAGTTGTCGTTTGCCTCCGGTTTTTCCGGCGGCTCGCGCATGGCCTACCTGCTGGCAGAGACGGATCCTTCGATAGCGGGAATACTTGCCTGCGGATCTGGGATGGGCGTCTATCCGGATGAAGAAAACAGCAAAGTGTGCCGGATCGCGAAGCTGCGGTCCGGCCTGCCGGTTTGCAGTCTCATGGGCACGAACTGCTTCAACCGGGATGAGGCCGTCAGCAGTCAGGTCAACCTTGATGCGGGGCGGAGCAAACTCACCTTCTTTCCAGGGAAGCATGCATGGGCCAGTTCCGAGTTGATCGCTGACGGATTCTCCTTTGTCCTTGGTGTGGCCCTGAAAGATGTGACCAAACCCACACCTGCGCTGCGGGAGCAACAGCTGCGCTATTCTCGCGCCATTTGGCTGAGGGTCATGGCGCCGGGCCTCCGTGTATGGGACAAGGCGGATTGGATGGCTGTTCTTGCCGGGTTTCCTGGTGAACCTCTCATCAAGACCACTGCGACTCAAACAATGGCCAAGCTGGCGAAGGACCCGGAGGTTCTTGCGGGCCGCGCCGCCAATGAGGCTGTGAATGAATTCGCAAAAAAGCACTATGCTCTCTACGAGAAAGGCAAGAGCCCCAATCCAGATCGCGAAGCTGAGGCAGAAAAAATCGCGAGCAAGTTTCAGAGTCTTCCACAGGCCGAAATCCTGCGAATGCTGGCCAAGCCGAAAGCTTGA
- a CDS encoding aldehyde dehydrogenase family protein, which yields MNLELPSYLAGVATQSADRLEVFNPWDGSRVGSVARITRSQLDEVIASHLAPHGPLTRYERATILNRTHDLLNGRREELARIITREAGLCLKETRYEVGRACDVFSFAAMEALRDDGQTFSCDISPTGKARKIFTHREPLSLVAAITPFNHPLNQVAHKLAPAIAAGAPIILKPSEKTPLTAARLAEVLYEAGLPGWMLSVVHGSLEEITTPLIQDERVELVTFTGSASVGKKIAATAGYKKLCLELGGHSPMIILEDADLDLAAKLACEGSFRNSGQRCTAVRRLLVHEKVIQEFTDRFVKLAATYVHGDPAEESTVVGTVIDEPAAIALEGAVLEAVGKGAAVLLGGSRQGAQMAPTILENVPRSAYLATNECFGPLAPIFPVKDLDDALEFSNATAYGLSSAIVTNSMDAVIKTVKTLKVGTVNVNEIPGYRLELSPFGGVKDSGLGIKEGVIEAMKFMTTVKTFSLPW from the coding sequence TTGAATCTCGAACTTCCATCCTATCTGGCGGGCGTCGCCACTCAGTCGGCCGACCGTCTTGAAGTCTTCAACCCCTGGGACGGCAGCCGCGTCGGCAGCGTGGCCCGCATCACGCGCAGCCAGCTTGATGAAGTCATTGCCTCGCACCTGGCTCCGCATGGGCCACTCACCCGGTATGAACGGGCGACGATCCTGAACCGCACCCATGATCTGCTCAACGGCCGACGTGAGGAGCTTGCGCGGATCATCACCCGTGAAGCGGGTCTCTGCCTGAAGGAAACGCGGTATGAAGTGGGCCGAGCCTGTGACGTCTTCTCGTTCGCCGCCATGGAGGCACTCCGCGATGATGGGCAGACGTTCTCCTGCGACATTTCACCCACGGGCAAGGCGCGGAAGATCTTTACGCACCGTGAACCGCTGTCTCTTGTGGCCGCGATCACTCCCTTCAACCATCCCCTGAATCAGGTGGCGCACAAGCTGGCCCCAGCCATTGCCGCTGGAGCACCCATCATCCTCAAACCTTCGGAGAAGACGCCGCTTACGGCAGCCCGTCTGGCCGAGGTACTCTACGAGGCAGGGCTGCCGGGGTGGATGCTCAGCGTCGTGCATGGTTCGCTGGAAGAGATCACCACCCCTCTTATTCAAGATGAGCGCGTGGAGCTGGTCACCTTCACTGGCAGCGCATCTGTTGGCAAGAAAATCGCCGCCACGGCCGGGTACAAGAAGCTCTGCCTGGAACTGGGGGGGCACTCTCCGATGATCATCCTGGAGGATGCGGATCTCGATCTCGCCGCGAAGCTGGCCTGTGAAGGCAGCTTCCGCAACAGCGGCCAGCGCTGCACCGCCGTGCGCCGGTTGCTGGTGCATGAGAAGGTGATTCAGGAGTTTACGGACCGGTTCGTAAAGTTGGCCGCGACCTACGTTCACGGGGATCCGGCGGAGGAGTCAACCGTAGTGGGTACCGTTATCGACGAGCCTGCGGCCATCGCATTGGAAGGGGCCGTGCTGGAGGCTGTGGGCAAGGGGGCGGCCGTGCTCCTCGGCGGGAGCCGCCAGGGGGCCCAGATGGCGCCGACCATCCTGGAGAATGTGCCACGGTCGGCCTACCTGGCTACCAATGAGTGCTTTGGCCCCCTGGCACCCATCTTTCCCGTGAAGGATCTGGATGACGCTCTGGAATTCTCCAATGCCACCGCGTACGGGCTCTCCAGCGCCATCGTCACGAACTCCATGGATGCCGTGATCAAAACGGTCAAGACGTTGAAAGTCGGCACGGTGAACGTGAATGAAATTCCCGGTTATCGTCTCGAGCTTTCCCCGTTTGGCGGCGTGAAAGACAGCGGGCTGGGGATCAAGGAGGGTGTGATCGAGGCGATGAAGTTCATGACAACCGTCAAGACCTTTTCACTGCCGTGGTGA
- a CDS encoding 3-keto-disaccharide hydrolase produces MRHLFEIFSLACALAVAASGHGAEPLSKAFVDGTEEGWRAMVEGDFTRVNCPPETWKWKDGLISCTGKPTGVIRTVKMITNFELVVEWRHLKAGGNSGIFLWTSPESIALVEQGKRSLPHGIEVQVLDHGYTEQYEKAYKKPADWFTTHGDVFPVGVAKMTPFAPTAPDKKRSFPRKSLSKGVNEWNHYYVRAINGEVRLWVNGEEVSGGTRCSPLTGYLCLESEGSPVEFRNLRVRELP; encoded by the coding sequence ATGCGACATCTTTTTGAAATTTTCTCCCTTGCCTGTGCTCTGGCCGTGGCTGCAAGCGGGCATGGGGCTGAGCCGCTTTCCAAAGCCTTCGTTGACGGTACGGAAGAAGGCTGGCGCGCCATGGTCGAAGGAGACTTCACCCGGGTCAACTGCCCACCGGAAACGTGGAAATGGAAAGACGGACTTATTTCCTGCACGGGTAAACCCACGGGCGTCATCCGAACCGTCAAGATGATCACCAACTTTGAGCTGGTTGTGGAGTGGCGGCATTTGAAGGCAGGAGGGAATTCAGGAATTTTCTTGTGGACATCTCCGGAGTCGATTGCCCTCGTCGAGCAAGGCAAACGGTCTCTTCCCCACGGGATCGAGGTGCAGGTGCTCGACCATGGCTACACCGAGCAGTACGAGAAGGCCTACAAGAAGCCCGCCGACTGGTTCACCACTCATGGTGATGTTTTCCCCGTGGGGGTTGCCAAGATGACACCCTTTGCTCCGACTGCACCGGACAAGAAGCGCAGCTTTCCCCGCAAGAGCCTGAGCAAAGGTGTCAACGAATGGAACCACTACTATGTGCGCGCAATCAATGGCGAGGTGCGCCTGTGGGTAAACGGGGAGGAAGTCTCGGGTGGGACCCGGTGCTCGCCCCTCACGGGTTATCTCTGCCTGGAAAGTGAAGGATCGCCGGTGGAGTTTCGCAACTTGCGCGTTCGTGAGCTTCCGTGA
- a CDS encoding HAD-IIA family hydrolase, whose translation MPQTKGLLIDMDGVIYRENHLLPRAAEFVHFLIESATPFVFVTNNSAPTPEDLVVKLSHLGISGLSVRHFYTAAMNTAEFLAGTHPCCTAFVMGDAGLNLALQKAGIPNDSIRPTYVVVGEGMQSTEKLSKAHELLERGARLVATNPDNWCPVKNEVTRPGAGALAAYLEASTGQRAYFLGKPNPYMFQRARRLLQRRTEEVMMVGDTMETDIRGAIEVGMQACLVLTGSTRLEDLGNYVYQPTCVLEGVGDLLDELKGSSKDRRTVAHQSMTEATHPKGAHKHLQKRTETPYPKPRPAMTK comes from the coding sequence ATGCCACAGACCAAAGGACTTCTGATTGATATGGATGGAGTCATCTACCGCGAGAATCACCTGCTCCCCAGGGCGGCTGAGTTTGTGCACTTCCTCATCGAGAGCGCCACACCTTTCGTGTTTGTGACAAACAACTCCGCCCCCACGCCGGAGGATCTGGTGGTGAAGCTAAGTCATCTGGGCATCAGTGGACTCTCCGTCAGGCACTTTTACACGGCGGCCATGAACACGGCAGAGTTTCTTGCCGGGACTCATCCTTGCTGTACTGCCTTTGTCATGGGGGATGCGGGTCTTAATCTGGCGCTACAGAAGGCCGGAATCCCCAATGACTCGATACGCCCGACCTATGTCGTGGTGGGGGAAGGGATGCAGTCCACGGAAAAGCTCTCAAAGGCACATGAATTGCTTGAGCGCGGGGCCCGGCTTGTAGCGACGAATCCGGACAACTGGTGCCCAGTAAAGAATGAAGTCACCCGGCCAGGTGCAGGGGCTCTGGCTGCGTATCTGGAGGCCAGCACGGGACAACGTGCGTACTTCCTGGGCAAGCCCAACCCCTACATGTTTCAAAGAGCAAGGCGGCTGCTTCAACGCCGGACTGAAGAGGTGATGATGGTAGGTGACACCATGGAGACTGATATCCGTGGTGCCATCGAGGTGGGAATGCAGGCCTGTCTGGTACTGACGGGTTCCACCCGGCTTGAAGATCTGGGGAACTATGTTTACCAGCCGACTTGCGTCCTTGAGGGGGTGGGCGACCTGCTCGATGAGCTCAAGGGATCGAGCAAGGACCGGAGGACCGTTGCACATCAGAGCATGACCGAGGCCACCCATCCCAAGGGGGCGCACAAGCATCTGCAAAAAAGAACTGAGACGCCGTATCCCAAACCACGCCCAGCCATGACAAAGTGA
- a CDS encoding DUF4962 domain-containing protein translates to MSIAKSISPLLVLLTVTGAMHPSRAAEEKLPDGVRRVGPAELRIDRDYIGAPGLERPTPQGLVDTNPPWLHVQVPLPQTKQAVREQKWQRRFYFKLSQDPGFKRDVIESGAKRWSFFNPYRKLATGTWYWTYGVAAAESPNAPVWQKEVFSFVVDDQAFSPPAIPPTPAQALEAIRKLKTGPVAVCMSEDIGHMLPDEVWPEAAARMRKDAELALRKGESAVKVELTEKSIPAHLGKEPKKSFFMVKLRSLFTAEERRVDDLLRGYLLTGDERYKKLGVQRAIELENERLHRVFDTPAGKIPLSGPAFYNTVPMLLLDAFWDDLPQEQRDTFVALALELMDKHGSGFPHLFDQLEHAHFNQHDWQGDIKNILIGSIILSRHRKEMDEWFAYAYELWLYRSPALSRTDGGSMDGNGYLSVHDEPLTHLNWMLMRLTGYNFFRSKRWFANFPVYMSYMNPPGNPGAPYSDGGDGAAGVPYLTQMLAYVCPENPANLWRLKTMGRRDAVDFSNDLVKGYKAMALLQMWHQFKAPDVSKARPPENSAAAFRDVGMAGMHSDILNASDNLAVSFSSAVNGSFQHLHPAQNAFCVGYGGEPLFWRSGYYNGGQAHDAMSYKASRAHNTLLVDGLMQGFDLGAYGWMPRFATGSRISYALGDASHAYNGMFPKYKVTEPDQALPPGLEALGVPITRENGFGKPGVTRFRRHVVMLRPSHLIIYDELEAAKPVTWTFQLHALKLMQQRGNAWFTTANSKGTGSARLFCAAPVEGSVTDQFFAAPVDEENKRGGKNPPNWHAAISTRDKLAATRFLTIIEVQPGEGKLQEPTRTGEGKTSWQVGDYLVSANLDPSRPSLLEIKDLAGTCALVTGQAAEGISLGSDRRPATAKGSTLLWEKLPGQPEVFREAVDQLPPVLIYGNRY, encoded by the coding sequence ATGAGCATCGCCAAATCCATCAGCCCTCTCCTCGTCCTACTCACTGTCACGGGAGCCATGCACCCCTCGCGGGCGGCGGAGGAAAAACTGCCAGACGGTGTTCGCCGGGTGGGTCCGGCGGAGTTGCGGATTGATCGCGACTACATTGGCGCGCCTGGGCTGGAGCGTCCGACGCCGCAGGGCCTTGTCGATACGAACCCGCCCTGGCTGCATGTGCAGGTGCCGCTGCCACAGACCAAACAGGCGGTGCGGGAACAAAAGTGGCAACGGCGTTTTTACTTCAAGCTGTCTCAAGACCCCGGATTCAAGCGCGACGTCATTGAGAGCGGAGCGAAGCGCTGGTCCTTCTTCAACCCTTATCGCAAGCTAGCGACGGGCACCTGGTACTGGACCTATGGCGTGGCAGCGGCAGAATCGCCCAATGCGCCTGTCTGGCAAAAGGAGGTGTTCTCGTTCGTCGTGGACGACCAGGCTTTCTCCCCGCCTGCCATTCCTCCCACTCCAGCACAGGCACTTGAGGCAATTCGCAAACTCAAAACGGGACCCGTGGCGGTCTGCATGAGCGAGGATATCGGCCACATGCTGCCGGATGAAGTCTGGCCGGAGGCAGCCGCGCGAATGCGCAAGGACGCCGAGCTTGCCCTGCGCAAGGGGGAGAGCGCGGTGAAGGTTGAGCTGACGGAAAAGAGCATCCCCGCGCATCTGGGTAAGGAGCCCAAAAAGAGCTTCTTCATGGTGAAGCTGCGCTCCCTTTTCACCGCTGAGGAGCGGCGTGTGGATGACCTCCTGCGGGGCTATCTGCTGACAGGTGATGAGCGCTACAAGAAACTTGGCGTGCAGCGCGCCATCGAACTGGAGAACGAGCGACTGCACCGCGTCTTTGACACGCCAGCTGGAAAAATTCCGCTAAGCGGCCCGGCCTTCTACAACACGGTGCCGATGCTGTTGCTGGATGCGTTTTGGGATGATCTGCCCCAGGAGCAGCGGGACACTTTTGTTGCACTAGCCCTTGAGTTGATGGACAAGCACGGCAGTGGTTTCCCGCATCTGTTTGACCAGCTTGAGCACGCCCACTTCAACCAGCATGACTGGCAAGGCGACATCAAAAATATTCTCATTGGTTCCATCATCCTCTCCAGACATCGCAAAGAAATGGACGAATGGTTCGCCTACGCCTATGAACTGTGGCTCTACCGCAGCCCTGCCCTCAGCCGGACAGACGGCGGTTCCATGGATGGCAACGGATACCTCAGCGTGCATGACGAGCCGCTCACGCACCTGAACTGGATGCTCATGCGCCTCACTGGCTACAACTTCTTCCGGTCCAAACGGTGGTTCGCCAACTTTCCCGTTTACATGTCCTACATGAATCCGCCCGGCAACCCCGGGGCACCGTACAGCGACGGCGGTGATGGTGCTGCAGGCGTGCCCTACCTCACCCAGATGCTCGCCTATGTCTGCCCGGAAAATCCGGCGAACCTCTGGCGCCTCAAAACGATGGGCCGCCGTGATGCAGTGGATTTCAGCAATGATCTTGTAAAGGGATACAAGGCGATGGCGCTGCTGCAAATGTGGCATCAGTTCAAAGCGCCTGACGTGAGCAAGGCGCGTCCGCCTGAGAATTCCGCAGCCGCCTTCCGCGATGTCGGCATGGCCGGGATGCACAGCGACATTTTGAATGCGAGCGACAATCTCGCGGTCAGCTTCAGTTCGGCGGTGAATGGCTCATTCCAGCATCTGCATCCGGCGCAGAACGCCTTCTGTGTCGGCTACGGAGGAGAGCCTTTGTTCTGGCGCAGTGGCTACTACAATGGCGGTCAGGCGCATGACGCGATGAGCTACAAAGCCTCGCGTGCGCACAACACCCTTCTTGTCGATGGCCTCATGCAGGGCTTCGACCTCGGTGCCTATGGCTGGATGCCGCGCTTCGCCACCGGAAGCCGCATCAGTTACGCGCTCGGCGATGCCTCGCACGCCTACAACGGGATGTTCCCGAAATACAAAGTCACCGAGCCAGACCAAGCGCTCCCCCCCGGACTGGAAGCCCTCGGCGTGCCCATCACACGGGAGAACGGCTTTGGGAAACCTGGCGTCACCCGCTTCCGCCGGCACGTCGTCATGCTGCGCCCGAGCCACCTGATCATCTACGATGAGCTCGAGGCTGCAAAACCCGTGACCTGGACCTTCCAGCTGCACGCCCTTAAACTGATGCAGCAGCGCGGCAACGCGTGGTTCACCACCGCGAACAGCAAAGGCACCGGCAGTGCACGTCTGTTCTGCGCCGCACCCGTGGAGGGCAGCGTCACGGACCAGTTCTTCGCCGCACCCGTGGATGAGGAGAACAAGCGCGGCGGCAAGAATCCGCCCAACTGGCACGCCGCCATCTCCACGCGGGACAAACTCGCCGCCACGCGCTTCCTCACCATCATTGAGGTGCAGCCCGGGGAGGGCAAGTTGCAGGAGCCAACTCGCACAGGCGAAGGCAAAACGAGCTGGCAAGTCGGAGATTACCTCGTCAGCGCCAATCTGGATCCAAGCCGCCCCTCCCTGCTTGAGATCAAAGACCTCGCCGGCACCTGCGCACTTGTCACGGGCCAGGCTGCCGAAGGAATCAGCCTTGGCTCAGACCGCCGCCCTGCCACGGCCAAAGGCAGCACGCTGCTCTGGGAGAAGCTGCCAGGACAACCAGAGGTCTTCCGCGAAGCCGTGGACCAGCTGCCACCCGTGCTAATCTACGGCAATCGCTACTAA
- a CDS encoding sulfatase-like hydrolase/transferase: MKPRCLILPLVFLPLAGTMHAATVPKSPNIVILYADDMGYGDLGIQNPESKIPTPNLDQLAKEGMRFTDAHSSSGICTPSRFALLTGMYHWRRLHGIVNSWDKSVFKEEDVTLPEMLKQNGYTTACIGKWHLGWDWEALRKPDAPKPLVGNNKQVRAAAEFDWSKPHSRRPPGSRV; the protein is encoded by the coding sequence ATGAAACCAAGGTGCCTGATCCTTCCACTGGTCTTCCTACCCCTCGCCGGCACCATGCACGCCGCCACCGTGCCCAAGTCTCCCAACATAGTGATCCTCTACGCGGATGACATGGGATATGGGGACCTTGGCATACAAAATCCGGAGTCCAAGATTCCCACCCCCAACCTCGACCAGCTCGCCAAAGAAGGGATGCGGTTCACTGATGCGCACAGCTCTTCAGGGATCTGCACGCCATCGCGGTTCGCGCTCCTAACCGGCATGTATCACTGGCGTCGTCTGCACGGCATCGTGAACAGCTGGGACAAGTCGGTGTTCAAGGAAGAGGACGTCACCCTGCCGGAGATGCTGAAGCAGAACGGCTACACCACCGCCTGCATCGGGAAGTGGCATCTGGGATGGGATTGGGAGGCTTTGCGAAAGCCGGATGCCCCCAAACCACTGGTAGGAAACAACAAACAAGTTCGCGCCGCTGCGGAATTTGACTGGAGCAAACCCCATTCCCGACGGCCCCCTGGCTCACGGGTTTGA
- a CDS encoding zinc-binding dehydrogenase — translation MSVTLPPRSPAPVGSKKSRCASRARVQLFHGPSRSFELHEQVLPKHVGEGEVLVEISLATICGSDLHTIDGRRSAPTPCVLGHEAVGVVVESGRQGIVPGTRVTWSLADSCGHCPACASWHLPQKCDHLFKYGHAALNNGSGLNGCYATHIMLRPGTAVLEVPDTLPDAVVAPANCALATVVSALTDLPSHCDSAWVQGGGLLGLYACAWLRHRGVQQVYCSDIQPQRLDLVADFGGLPVLGDDANWSRSRERMHVECPGGVDLVVEVTGSASVVPPGVQMLRPGGMYVWAGMVHPETVLQLTGEAVIRKCLTIRGMHNYSPLHLAKGLSFLESTLHKLPYEKLVSPALPLASLEEAVSLTRSRVWQRVAVKP, via the coding sequence ATGAGTGTCACCCTCCCTCCCCGTTCTCCGGCCCCGGTCGGATCAAAAAAGTCTCGCTGCGCATCCCGGGCACGTGTTCAGTTGTTTCATGGTCCATCCCGCAGTTTCGAGCTTCACGAGCAGGTGCTGCCCAAGCATGTGGGCGAGGGGGAGGTGCTGGTGGAGATCTCGCTGGCCACCATCTGCGGCTCTGACCTTCATACCATCGACGGTCGTCGCTCTGCCCCCACCCCGTGCGTCCTGGGGCATGAAGCCGTGGGAGTGGTGGTGGAAAGCGGACGTCAGGGCATCGTTCCTGGCACGCGGGTGACATGGAGCCTGGCAGACAGCTGCGGCCATTGCCCGGCCTGTGCCTCCTGGCACCTGCCGCAGAAGTGTGATCATCTATTCAAGTATGGTCATGCGGCACTGAACAATGGCAGCGGACTCAACGGTTGCTATGCGACCCACATCATGCTGCGTCCTGGCACGGCTGTGCTGGAGGTGCCTGACACCCTGCCGGATGCGGTCGTCGCCCCTGCCAACTGTGCACTGGCCACCGTGGTCAGTGCCCTTACGGACCTCCCCTCCCACTGCGACTCCGCCTGGGTGCAGGGCGGTGGCTTGCTTGGTCTGTACGCCTGTGCATGGCTGCGTCACCGCGGCGTGCAGCAGGTCTATTGCTCGGACATCCAACCCCAACGGCTGGATCTCGTCGCCGACTTTGGCGGCCTTCCCGTTCTCGGCGATGATGCAAACTGGAGCCGCTCCCGGGAGCGCATGCACGTGGAATGTCCCGGTGGGGTGGACTTGGTCGTGGAGGTGACCGGCTCGGCATCCGTGGTCCCGCCGGGAGTGCAGATGCTCCGCCCCGGCGGCATGTATGTGTGGGCAGGCATGGTTCACCCGGAGACTGTGCTCCAGCTCACGGGTGAGGCCGTCATCCGGAAGTGCCTGACCATCCGGGGCATGCACAACTACTCGCCGTTGCATCTGGCCAAGGGGCTCAGTTTCCTCGAATCCACCCTGCACAAGCTGCCCTACGAAAAGCTGGTCAGCCCGGCCCTGCCGCTCGCCTCCCTGGAGGAGGCCGTCTCCCTCACCCGATCCCGAGTCTGGCAGCGTGTTGCCGTGAAACCTTGA